The sequence below is a genomic window from Pseudorasbora parva isolate DD20220531a chromosome 4, ASM2467924v1, whole genome shotgun sequence.
GTTTCACTGTAATGACGTTGAACTGCTTAAGAACTAACTGGAAGATCGCCCAAATGGTCCCCATGGAGGCTAatgatcggcgggtgaaggtcgggGTCAGTCTTTTCGGCAGAGCAAAGGGATTTTATTCAAATTTCtctttatctgactccatttaatcataatttcgaatttaggttagaatgccaattggttatttggtcatttatatttaatagtttaactacacatttaattattctgtttaaccctttgttgaaattatgccAGTTcgtaacctgaataattccagagcaagtcagtaTCAAAGTGtgacaatttattaacagtcaggtaaatgtataatgccaattacataatcaattcaaaggtagcCTAATCCAtacataacatcaaatactctgaagtaaagaatgaaatatatacctgacttctgaaaattacataatgctggctagcTTGAGAGATCCAGCATTATGGGCTGACCTGTTTAAAGTGTCACGCCCTGAACTCTTTGCAACAttcccttaaatacccagaatcaaatgcacaaactctttcaaatgtaaacacgagttcacaatgggaatttgccttaatcaagtcctatagacttgtattgatgcaaaggccaaatggctgaaagccacacccaccatactaagacaagatatctgtaaactcttaaaacattgattatcttttgattaacttctgtggagttgagatatttgtaccagtcgcacttagatatttcaaatgatatcaaacacaatatcgtgtggattgacattgtagtATAGAGATTCTGGGtgtattttcagtgatctcCGCATGAGAGAGGGTAGGTACACAGTCGGAATCATGCCCTATATGTGCcgttcaccatgtagaaaatagtaaatgtgaACAAATTGCAAATTTTAGTCCCGGGATCAGCGTCTATTTGGGGGTAGTACGCTTTCAGATTCAAGAACATTTAattggacaaaaaaattcaatgaGAATAGAGAAAAGTGCTGTCATGAACATCTTGGGCCATTTATTAATaagtaataatttttaaattaatgcTGGCAAAATGAGAAGGATTTATTTAGGCATGCTTAAGATTTAAATACAACTGGTTGTACTTTATTATATAAATTTAGACCAAAGGTTTTCTCCctacaagaaaaaaaactgcctCAAAGTCAGACACAGTGTTGTTTTGGTCTTCTGCAGGCAGTATATTAAACTCGTGGACAGAGAGGCCTAAACCTCTGAGCGCTTCCTCAATATCATACTGACTCAATCTAAGACAAGAAAAGGGCTGCCCATCCACCTTGTAGAATGTCTCACCCAGAACACCTACCATGACCAAAAGTCCACCAGGACGCAGGAGCTTGGTCAGCCCATGTAAAGCACGACGGTATGTCTGAATGTCTTTACACGCTGCTTCCAGGCACAGAGATGTAATGATGCAGTCAGCTGGTTCCAATGTGTGCGGATAGAATGGATTCTCTAAACGGACATCGCATTTTAACACTTTTTTGACTCGTTGCTTCAGCGAAGCCTCCAAATCAGACGGGCTAAATAGAGCAAAGATGAATGAAAACAGATATGATAAAACACCAAGAGGTAGGATGTGTAAACACACTAtaatgccaaaagttttgggacgccggCTTTTACaggcacatgaactttaatgagatcccattcttaatctccACTGTTTAGAGgcagtgtgctttacaccactgcttacaatgctttgcattgcacttggtgatgcagctgcttggccatggaaaccatttacatttaatcatttagcagacacttttatccaaagcgacttacaaaaaaggggagagcaattagaagcaacgaaacaaacaaggccaacaacctgtaaaagctgtaagaagtctcagttaattagcacagtacaaaatttaatggatagttaagcgctattctttattggtcaggtgcaattggaaaagatgtgtcttaaaatgttttttaaaaatggctacagactcggcagcacaaattgagatcggcaggtcattccaccaggtgggaacggtccaggaaaatgtccgtgagagtgatttcatgcctctttgggatggaaccacgaggcgtcgctcacccgcagaacgcaagcttctggagggtgtgtaagtctgaacaagcgagttaaggtatattggtgcagagccagtggttgttttgtaggcgagaactagtgccttgaatttgatgcgagcagccattagCAACCAGTGCAGCCtaatgaagagaggcgtaacatgcggtctcttcggctcattaaagaccactctcgccactgcattctggatcagctgcaagggtttgatagagCATGCttgaagcccagccagaagagcaatACAATAGTCccgtctggagagaacaagaacttgaaccaggagttgtgcagcctgttctgataggaagggtctaatctttatgatgttgtataaagcaaatctacAGGActgggctgttgcagtaatgtggtcagtgaagtttacctggtcatcaatcacaactccaaggttcctggctgtcctggatggagttatggttgatgaaccaagctgaatggagaaattttgatgaagtgctgggttggttgagaaaacaagtaattctgtctttgcaagattgagttgaaggtgatgctccttcatccagtcagaaacgtctgtcagacaggcagcgatatgaacactgactgtaggatcatctggttgaaatgagaagtagagttgagtgtcatcagcatagcagtgataggagaagctgtgtttctgaatgacagatcctaatgatgacatgtagatggagaagaaaagtggtccaagcactgagccctggggaaccccagtagttagatgatgtgacttagacacttcacctctccatgacaccctgtaggacctaccagagaggtaagacctgaaccactggagagcagttcctgagatccccgtcttcttaagtgttgacaggaggatctggtggttaactgtgtcaaaagcagcagacagatccagcaggatgagcactgaggatttggaagctgcttttgccagtctcagtgcctcagttaccctGAGCAAGGCATTCTCAGTCGAATGgtcgcttttgaagccggattggttgttgtccaggaggttgttctgttcaagaaacataaagagttgattgaacacaactcgctcaagtgtctttgcaatgaaaggcagaagggataccggtctgtagttttctaaaagtgctggattcagagagggtttcttaagcagtggggttacccgagcctgcctaaatgctgtgggaaaggtttcTGTGTGAaaagaagtgttgacaatgtgagtgagtgcaggagtgattgaagaagaaatggcctgaaggaggtgagtgggtataggatcaagtggacaggtagtagggtgattggaaaggatgagtttagaaatatctgcctcagagagcggagagaaggatggaagcgtggtcgtgttagttgttgagatgtgcgtgtcagtttgtgatgaggagaactgtttgctgatgagagatgttttgtttgtgaaaaatgatgcaaagtcatcagctgtaagagttgatgaaggagggggaggaggaggacaaaggagagaggagaaggttttaaagagtgtgcgagagtcagagcaattgttgattttgttgtggtagtatgttgtttaatcagtggagacatttgtagagaaagaatcgagaagagactgatacaaggtacggtcagtagtttttatatttccaccatttcctctctgccgccctgagtccagagcaatgttcacggagaacatcagacagccagggggcagatggggtggggcgggctggtctggatgaaagacGGCAAAAACTGTCtgaggaggatgttagagtggagcaaagagtgtcagttGCACTGTTCAcatccagtgctgagaactgagcaggtggagggagtgaagatgaagtggataggcgagaggctaatctgaaggccacacaaagtttggaggtctgtagctaatGACCCCGCTCTTGTGATTTTTCGTGTCTGagttgttgttcccaattgcttccactttgttataatactaaTGCTAACAGTTTACGAtagaatatttaaaattaaaatttaatgaatggacttattgcatgTGGCAACCaatcactgagctcctgagagcaacccattttttcacaaatgtttgtgtcTGCAACCTGATGGATGTTATacacctttggccatggaagtgactggaacacctgaattcaatgttTTGGATGGGTGTCCCAAATATTTTGGCAATAGCCTGTATAGGAGGCTTTGTAATGTCTTTTTTCCCCTTTACATAGTTTTACCAATGGCATTGCCttcacatttatttacatttttgttcaaaattagcCTAGATTAGTTGGGAAATGTGATGAAAATAGCAATGTTAAGGAAATAATTTTCTTAGCTCGTTAGGAAATTAAACTTGAGAAAACCAAACACGTACCTTTTTCCATCCAGTTCACAAACGTGCTTCAAAATAGGTTTCCAATCTAAACAGCCTTCTTGATTTTTCAACCATTTTTCAATTTCTTTACGATTGTTATCGGCGAAATCAGACAGCACAATCTCGTCATAATGTTCGCATGCACTTAAGACGCTGTGTATAGTTGGTCCGCTGCCCACATCAATCAGCCTCTGACCTTTATGTTCTCctttaaaacaaacatttgtgtcaAACTTATTTAGGAAAAGGAACACATTTAGAGTTAGCGATTAAATTGATTGGGGTTGCTTACCCGTTGAGAAAACTCGGCTAAGACATCTTAAAACGAAAGTAAGGAAATCCTTCTCGTCAGAGTGACCGCGAGGGCAGGAATAGAAATTCTTAACATAAGCACGCGAGTCAAAATGCCTCTGATAGAACTCTCCCTCAGTGAAGTTCATGCATTCACTCATGATTACAACACGTATGTGCCGACGAGGACTTTAGGTAGCGGACAGATGAACCGTAATTAGTTTCCAGACTTGCGCAACTGACACTAGAGTGTGGCGTGCACTTAGGCAGGGGCGGGAGGACCAGAgcaatacatttcttgaatattttttacagtataggcTAAACTTAACCTGTTTATTCTATAACCTTTATGCAAAGTATGTCTGTTTATTGATATAGCCAAGTGAAAGGGCTATTGTCTTTGCACTACTGTAAACAATATGCTATAGCCTATCTTGTAATAATGCAAGTGTCAATATTTGTTTACCAAGTGGTCAGGTGCTTCTGCGGGATTTTTGCAGGTATCTTGCAGGAATATTGAAATCCATGTAGGATACATTGACAGTAGGTGGCCGGTTGCATAAACAACTTAGACTGATCGGGCAAATGAGTTTCTTATACTATTAACCAAAACTGCAACTTACACTTTAATTTGGACGCGTCTTGATTTCATAATTCGCTGTATTTTGGAGTGAAATCTGAAATTGAACTGAGTTTATTTGATGTTGTGTAGAAAGAAAATTTTAGCATCTCAGTTGCATGTCAGCAAGATGATGCAGTACAGGCTAAACGTCACAAACTTTAATCCAAGAAAAAATACTGCACTAACATCTACAACCCAGATGTTACTATTTGCAAATTTTCAACATTCAAAGCAACATACACTTAAGAAAACCaatgaatgaaaataaatactggcttttttgttttgttatagtGCATTTCAAGTATCCATGGATACAAATCAATTGCAAAAACGGAAGTACCTTTCAGAGTACATTATCAAAATGCATCTCACAAAACAGATTTGTTCTTTAAAATGTACACTAATGCAAAATCATTAAATTGGCAATTGTATTATaagtttggcaaaaaaaaaaaaaaaaaaaaacaatccccTCCTACAAAATTTGTAATCGTGATCTTATGATAGTTCATTTCACAGATATTACATATGACAGAAAATCAAGTGGCGACTATTTCCTTTGAGTTCAAATTAGGCATTTAAAAAGGAATCAGTTGCTGGAACTGAAAGGAATTTCTtactataaaattattttaatatgttaaCATCCTTCATAGCTTTCTTGAGCGGCACAGTAATTTAATTAACATGCACAATTTCAGTGACATTAACAAAAATACGACAAAACAATGCTCTACAATTAATACCAAACCAGtatgtttgtttaaatataaatgacacaAACCTTGTCAGTAATTCTTTCAATATTGACTCATCACAGCTCAAGTGACATCCTTTTTTTTAATGGTCTCTCATAAGAGTAAATATGTCAAAGGCTGAGACGATGCAGTAGTGCAACTTCTATCAAGCAGGGGCACAGTGTTTTGGACTAGGTACTTTGACTTGATTTCTATGCACAGGATGCATCAACAAGATGAAAAACTTTTCCAACAGACAAATGCATATTAAATTGTCAGAGGAAAATGTCACATTATTTACATGAGATTGTACAGTTCCCTTGCTGTTTATACACAAAACAGCATAATACATTATAAAGTGCACTAAAATGGTCTCCTGAATAGGTTTCATAAAGTaactaaattaattattatatctTGCTCTTTCAAACAGACACATGATGATTAGTGCCATTAGAAAAATCAATTTTGGCAAAGATTTATTAGCACGACTGAGAGGTGCTTACTAACAATGGCCAAATTCCAATAGCCAAAATACTAGAAACACTGAGCCACTTCAACTTCAGTGACAAAGTGTAAAGTTCCTTCTTGTGAACAGTGTGAGGATACTACAGTAATGCTCTGCAGGTGCAGCCACATGACATGAGAAACGTTGATGTTGTCATATTAAATATAGTCAATAAATCTTCCTGCTACATAGCCAGAAAGATATTTATGTAAAATTTAGAGGCACTGTGTTTGCAGGAAACATTAACAACCTCTATTTCAGTTGGAATGTCTTTAGATAGTGGTGTAGTTTGCCAAAGCACATCTTGAGATTGAAGGGGTAAGCCTCTTTTGTTCTTCTGACTTTGCCTCCCATCTTCTGAAACGCAGAACGGGTTCAATTCTACTTCTGCCCTGCTTTAgaatgagtgagagagagagagagagagagagagacaaagttAGAACAGCACAAACATGGTGTTGCTCAACCAATGAGCCAAAAGTGTATGTTTTTCAGCATGCTTGGAAATGTTGAAGATAGCGTGGCACTGGATGAGAAGGGATGAACGGAGACTGAAGAAGTGAAAACCAACACTGAATAGAAGAAGCGATAGTGACAGTAAAAGCACATTTGGGACAGACGGAGATTCCTAGAACAGGTACCTTTTTCCATCACTAAATTCACCAAACCAAGCTACATATTTACAGCCATAAGTACCAGCACTCTccaattcataaaaaaaaagaagaaaaaaagagaactgTGGAATGTTTATTTTCCGACTGCTGAGAGTATCTCTCATCACACAGGACCTGTTCTATAATTTCCTTCTTACAGACCCACAGGAATTGAAATGCTAGTCTATGCCATTCATTCATACTACAAGATATCTACTTGCATCATATTAAAAGAACTGATGTGTGGTGGTTTTCCTGAAACATTAACATGTGAATATTCTCATGTTTACCACTCTCTCAGGCCGATGGACTTTAAGCAGAAGGACACAGAAAAACATGCATCTATCTCTTTCACCATCTCACTcccacacactctcacactgaCCTGCAATGTACTTTGCTCCAATTAACATAAACATGCTACCCAGAATGTAAAAGCCCAAGGGTACACTACTGAAGATACTAGTCTCCTCTGTTGGTTGTCCAGAACACAGGTCCATGTCACGCAAGACAgtgaaaagaaagagaaaacaatTGGGAAAATTAAGTATCTATTGATATTGTGAAACTAGTTGCTTCTCTTTGAGATTTGCTTTATTGCAGAGAACCAGGTAATGAATAACTTTGCAGAAAAGCAGATCTCCAGAAGGAAGACTTTGAACCCccactaaaaaaacaaaaaacaagtttTGCGTTCTTGCAAAATTCTGAACATCCATTCTCCCTGACTTCGGACATTCTGTGTCAATACCTCTGGTTATTGATTACTCTAACCCTACATCAATCTTTGACTATTGTTCTGGGcttggttgttttttttttccttatggaaaaaaaacattgaaacaATTTGAGCAAAAGTGATGAGATCATTTTCCAGATTTCCAAAAAATTGCcatacatgcattttttttttactcatttaGATATAACAACATGTAATTACTGAATTATTTGAATTTGCAATTGTTTCTTTGATTAGTTGATTGATCAAATTGTCAATtgagtaaaattaaaaaaaaacacacaccatTTCCATTGTTGACTGGCTCAGTGGTTTCCCAGTTCATAGCCCTCTGTACAGCTTTCTTCCAGCGAGCATATCGCAGTTCACTCTCTgagagtataaaaaaaaaagtcagtttCATCTACAACTAGAGAGCTAATCAACAGTTAGTTATTACACACTTTACAACACAATgctaaaggaagtgtatgtaagattgtggccaaaact
It includes:
- the zgc:64002 gene encoding nicotinamide N-methyltransferase, which gives rise to MSECMNFTEGEFYQRHFDSRAYVKNFYSCPRGHSDEKDFLTFVLRCLSRVFSTGEHKGQRLIDVGSGPTIHSVLSACEHYDEIVLSDFADNNRKEIEKWLKNQEGCLDWKPILKHVCELDGKSPSDLEASLKQRVKKVLKCDVRLENPFYPHTLEPADCIITSLCLEAACKDIQTYRRALHGLTKLLRPGGLLVMVGVLGETFYKVDGQPFSCLRLSQYDIEEALRGLGLSVHEFNILPAEDQNNTVSDFEAVFFLVGRKPLV